In Pseudoalteromonas xiamenensis, the following are encoded in one genomic region:
- a CDS encoding methyltransferase: MPFSARFSRLDELLHETQAYWQQVAFACDDIPWPELKPALLQLSDEQVHLLDSDPDTLLEWLAPYIPHLSEIHRLSALSQPHHTSLTFPFWLENGIKGRKLEQLKSFVETLSPIEGRWLEWCAGKGHLGRMLAFKGAQQVISVELQQALCDDGSASAKKQGLPMAFICRDVLKDAVDDCFEQVDHAVALHACGRLHQEFLVKGVQARCTNLIVSPCCYHLFTPNEYEPMSVEGRSARTQLTHHDMKLALQETVTAPSRLTAVRHREVAWRLGFDALRKQVTGHLEYVGVPSVGKQIFSGAFSDFCYWAANQKNIALPDHIDFDAFLALGVKKQQITARIELVRHAFRRAIEIWLVLDRVLYLQSAGYDVEVFEFCDKALTPRNVFINGVLKKEG, encoded by the coding sequence ATGCCATTTTCCGCGCGTTTTTCCCGATTAGATGAATTACTCCATGAAACACAAGCGTATTGGCAGCAAGTTGCGTTCGCCTGTGATGACATTCCTTGGCCAGAGTTAAAGCCTGCGCTTTTGCAATTGTCGGATGAGCAAGTACATTTACTCGATAGCGACCCCGATACTTTGCTCGAATGGTTAGCTCCCTACATTCCGCATCTTTCTGAAATACATCGTTTAAGTGCGTTGTCACAACCACATCATACCTCGTTGACGTTTCCTTTTTGGCTGGAAAATGGCATCAAAGGTCGAAAGTTAGAACAACTAAAATCGTTTGTTGAAACGTTAAGTCCGATTGAAGGTCGATGGCTAGAATGGTGCGCAGGCAAAGGGCATTTAGGCCGAATGCTCGCGTTTAAAGGCGCGCAACAGGTCATTTCTGTCGAGTTGCAGCAAGCGCTGTGTGATGACGGTAGTGCTAGTGCAAAGAAACAAGGGTTACCTATGGCATTTATCTGTAGGGACGTACTGAAGGATGCCGTTGATGATTGTTTTGAACAAGTTGACCATGCCGTTGCGCTTCATGCATGCGGCCGTTTACATCAAGAGTTTTTGGTCAAAGGAGTACAAGCACGCTGCACAAACCTCATTGTTTCACCTTGTTGTTATCACCTGTTTACGCCCAATGAATATGAGCCGATGAGTGTCGAGGGCAGATCTGCGCGCACGCAACTCACGCACCACGATATGAAACTTGCACTGCAAGAGACCGTCACCGCGCCAAGTCGGTTGACTGCGGTCAGACACCGCGAAGTTGCATGGCGTTTAGGGTTTGATGCATTAAGAAAGCAAGTTACGGGTCACCTTGAATACGTGGGCGTCCCATCCGTAGGTAAACAAATTTTCTCTGGTGCGTTTTCTGATTTCTGTTATTGGGCTGCAAATCAAAAAAATATTGCTTTGCCAGATCACATCGATTTCGACGCATTTCTAGCATTAGGTGTAAAAAAACAGCAAATAACGGCGCGAATCGAGCTAGTACGCCATGCCTTTCGGCGAGCGATTGAGATCTGGTTGGTCCTCGATAGGGTTTTATATTTGCAATCAGCTGGGTATGATGTCGAGGTATTTGAGTTTTGTGATAAAGCACTTACACCGAGGAATGTGTTCATCAATGGGGTGCTAAAAAAAGAAGGGTGA